One Littorina saxatilis isolate snail1 linkage group LG12, US_GU_Lsax_2.0, whole genome shotgun sequence genomic region harbors:
- the LOC138982473 gene encoding uncharacterized protein: MMAKDLRRHKSSTVCVRCLNAVTTDDSILYFFSNKKRNHGGPVDNVQRSPDKSAALIHFKSHKDAEGVVAKGDHTLDGSRLRVTLDSKFDKEDEHDEHATSSNHFAINKAVSRTSASTSSSPAARRQNTPGNSISSSASGEGRDTRRGGCVGWSAHSGQHTEVWDRRPEPGRGDSTSQITDFYSDIAERDLKRNPLHSLAESKSAGTDHRGQDGPVQTFQHSRGCYNSSPTPKVPRSEVQQEQPSSSSTARDTKIMIPAVTVQKITGDHSLLRNLTMTLKKVDGRFRWKQPNHIIITCLADNPPDDWDNVVAAQIQTFIKPLMQFDQSLAAEEKDQAECSKKAPRTPPSPVGNSAPKRIHLSTKQEPCGSVSPSAKRQVRMSVPVHIKQRITEDRSTLRSLTMALKEVNGKFRWQPKHISIDCTVDNPSQDWERLVTEQVNNFIQEVERELSK; encoded by the exons ATGATGGCTAAAGATCTTCGCCGGCACAAGTCAAGTACTGTCTGCGTGAGATGTCTGAATGCTGTCACAACTGATGACAGCATCTTGTACTTCTTcagcaacaagaaaagaaaccaCGGGGGGCCAGTAGACAACGTACAGAGAAGTCCTGACAAAAGCGCAGCTCTCATTCACTTCAAAAGCCATAAAG ATGCAGAAGGTGTAGTGGCGAAAGGTGACCACACCTTGGATGGCAGCAGGTTGCGAGTAACTCTGGATAGCAAGTTTGACAAGGAGGATGAACATGATGAGCATGCTACATCAAGTAATCACTTTGCTATAAACAAAGCAGTGTCTCGCACGTCTGCATCAACATCAAGCTCTCCAGCCGCTCGGAGGCAAAATACACCTGGGAACAGCATCTCTTCTTCTGCCTCAGGTGAAGGCAGAGACACAAGGAGAGGTGGCTGCGTTGGTTGGTCAGCACATTCAGGGCAGCACACAGAGGTCTGGGACAGAAGGCCTGAACCAGGACGTGGTGATTCAACAAGCCAAATCACTGACTTTTATTCGGACATAGCTGAACGCGACCTTAAAAGGAATCCCCTGCACAGTCTAGCTGAAAGCAAATCTGCAGGAACCGATCATAGAGGGCAAGATGGGCCTGTCCAGACTTTTCAGCACAGTCGTGGATGTTATAACAGTAGCCCCACTCCAAAAGTACCTCGCTCAGAGGTTCAGCAAGAGCAGCCTAGCAGTAGCAGTACTGCAAGGGACACAAAGATCATGATTCCTGCCGTGACAGTGCAGAAAATCACAGGAGACCATTCTTTGCTGCGAAACCTAACGATGACCTTAAAAAAGGTGGATGGAAGATTTCGCTGGAAGCAGCCCAATCACATCATCATAACTTGCCTCGCAGACAATCCTCCAGATGACTGGGACAACGTTGTCGCAGCACAGATCCAGACATTTATTAAACCTCTGATGCAGTTTGATCAATCACTTGCAGCTGAAGAGAAAGACCAAGCTGAATGCAGCAAAAAGGCCCCCAGAACACCACCAAGCCCTGTTGGAAACTCTGCTCCAAAAAGGATTCATTTATCAACCAAACAGGAGCCTTGTGGCTCTGTTAGCCCTTCTGCAAAGAGGCAAGTAAGGATGTCAGTCCCTGTGCATATCAAGCAAAGGATCACTGAAGACCGTTCAACGCTACGAAGCCTAACCATGGCTCTAAAGGAAGTCAATGGAAAATTTCGCTGGCAGCCCAAACACATCAGCATAGACTGCACCGTAGATAATCCTTCACAGGACTGGGAAAGGCTGGTCACTGAGCAAGTGAACAACTTTATCCAGGAAGTTGAAAGGGAGCTCTCAAAATAA